In one window of Paracoccus saliphilus DNA:
- the radC gene encoding RadC family protein codes for MDTNHPSEPTSLPLFDPAVLDHRAANSTRTAVRGSKSTPSYLADHRARLRERFLQGGAAAMPDYELLELVLFRAIPRQDVKPLARRLIEHFGDFNRVLSATPSRLAEVEGVGNAVVTELKLVEAAAQRMARAKVLLRPILSGWQALLDYCHTSMSHREIEQLRVLYLDRKNILIADEEQARGTVDHVPVYPREIIRRALELNASALILVHNHPSGDPTPSESDIAMTAQIARAADSMGITIHDHLIIGKSRELSFRSEGLL; via the coding sequence ATGGACACGAATCATCCGTCTGAACCGACATCGCTGCCCCTGTTCGACCCGGCAGTTCTGGATCATCGCGCCGCAAATTCCACTAGGACAGCGGTGCGGGGAAGCAAATCCACACCTTCCTATCTTGCCGATCATCGTGCCCGGCTGCGCGAACGTTTCCTGCAAGGCGGCGCGGCGGCAATGCCGGATTACGAGTTGCTCGAGCTGGTCCTGTTCCGGGCAATTCCGCGGCAGGATGTCAAACCGCTGGCTCGCCGCCTGATCGAGCATTTCGGGGATTTCAATCGCGTTCTGTCCGCAACCCCCTCACGGCTCGCCGAAGTTGAAGGGGTTGGCAATGCGGTTGTCACCGAACTGAAACTCGTCGAGGCCGCTGCGCAGCGCATGGCCCGGGCCAAGGTCCTGCTCCGACCGATTCTGTCGGGCTGGCAGGCGCTGCTGGATTATTGCCACACCAGCATGTCCCATCGCGAGATCGAGCAGCTTCGCGTTTTGTATCTCGACCGCAAGAACATCCTGATCGCCGATGAAGAACAGGCCCGGGGCACCGTCGATCACGTCCCGGTCTATCCGCGCGAGATTATCCGCAGGGCATTGGAACTTAACGCCTCTGCACTGATCCTGGTCCACAACCACCCATCCGGCGACCCAACCCCGTCAGAGTCGGATATTGCCATGACGGCACAGATCGCCCGGGCCGCCGACAGCATGGGAATCACCATCCACGACCATCTGATCATCGGAAAATCACGCGAGCTCAGCTTTCGGTCAGAAGGCTTGCTTTGA
- the dnaJ gene encoding molecular chaperone DnaJ has protein sequence MAKRCYYDVLGVKRGASTDEIKKAYRKKAKELHPDRNKDDPGAETQFKEVNEAYDCLKDDQKKAAYDRFGHQAFENGGMGGGGFGGGGGAHPGDFGSAFADVFDDLFGDMMGRRGGAGGGRSRAQRGQDLRYNLGVSLEDAYTGLQKTITVSSSVACGECDGTGAEGATQPATCPTCSGMGRVRAQQGFFTVERTCPTCGGQGQIVKNPCKSCHGAGRVEKDRTLSVNIPAGVETGTRIRLAGEGEAGMRGGPAGDLYIFIEVKEHEIFLRDGKTLACQVPVSMATAALGGEVEVPTIDGGRSRVKVPAGSQTGRQMRLRGKGMPPLRHGPGANGEAGDMLIELAVETPVNLNAHQKELLRQFESEKVDNSPQSTSFFNKVKGFWDDMTR, from the coding sequence CGGGGTCAAGCGCGGGGCCTCGACTGACGAGATAAAGAAAGCCTACCGCAAGAAGGCTAAGGAACTTCACCCTGATCGTAACAAGGACGATCCGGGCGCCGAAACCCAATTCAAAGAGGTCAACGAGGCCTATGATTGTCTGAAAGACGATCAGAAAAAGGCAGCTTACGACCGATTCGGCCATCAGGCCTTTGAAAATGGAGGTATGGGCGGGGGCGGCTTCGGCGGAGGCGGCGGCGCCCATCCGGGCGATTTCGGCTCGGCCTTTGCCGACGTTTTCGACGATCTTTTCGGCGACATGATGGGCCGGCGCGGCGGCGCGGGTGGCGGACGTTCGCGCGCTCAGCGGGGACAAGATCTGCGTTATAATCTCGGCGTGTCGCTCGAGGATGCCTATACCGGCCTGCAGAAGACCATTACCGTCAGCAGTTCGGTCGCTTGCGGAGAATGCGACGGAACCGGTGCCGAGGGTGCGACCCAACCCGCAACCTGTCCGACCTGTTCAGGCATGGGACGGGTCCGGGCCCAGCAGGGCTTTTTCACCGTCGAACGCACCTGCCCCACCTGCGGCGGTCAGGGCCAGATCGTCAAGAACCCCTGCAAATCCTGCCACGGTGCAGGCCGGGTCGAGAAGGATCGCACCCTGTCAGTCAATATCCCGGCGGGCGTGGAAACGGGTACCCGCATCCGCCTGGCAGGCGAAGGCGAAGCGGGGATGCGGGGTGGTCCCGCAGGCGATCTCTACATCTTCATCGAGGTGAAGGAACACGAGATCTTCCTGCGCGATGGCAAAACCTTGGCTTGCCAGGTGCCGGTCAGCATGGCGACCGCAGCCCTGGGTGGCGAGGTCGAGGTGCCGACCATTGATGGCGGCCGTTCCCGCGTAAAGGTTCCGGCTGGCAGCCAGACAGGGCGCCAGATGCGTCTGCGCGGCAAAGGCATGCCTCCGCTCCGCCACGGGCCGGGCGCGAATGGCGAGGCGGGCGACATGTTGATCGAACTGGCTGTGGAAACCCCGGTCAACCTGAATGCCCATCAAAAGGAACTGTTGCGCCAATTTGAATCCGAAAAGGTTGACAACAGCCCGCAATCGACCAGCTTTTTCAACAAGGTCAAAGGGTTCTGGGACGACATGACCCGCTGA